The DNA region GCACCGGCAGCGCGCGCGAGGGCGGACAGGGCGGCGATGTCAGCGATCCCGAGCAGCGGGTTCGTCGGCGTCTCGACCCACACGGCCTTCGTGCGGCCCTGGTCGATCGCCGCCGCGACGGCGTCGACGTCGCTCAGGTCCACCGCTGTGTGCTCGATCCCCCACGGACCGAAGACCCGCGCGATCAGGCGGTAGGTGCCGCCGTACGCGTCGTCGGGCACCACCACGTGATCACCCGGGCGCAGGGTCGCGCGCAGCAGGGTGTCCTCCGCAGCGAGACCCGAGGAGAACGCGAACCCGCGCGCGCCGCTCTCGACCGCCTCGAGCGCCTCCTCGAGGGCTGCTCGGGTGGGGTTGGCCGACCTCGAGTACTCGTAGCCGTTGCGCAGGCCACCGACGCCGTCCTGCTTGAACGTCGAGACCTGGTAGATCGGCGGCACGACGGCCCCGGTCGTCGGGTCCGGGTCCTGCCCGGCGTGGATGGCGCGGGTGGCGAAGCCGGCCCTGGTCCAGTCGTGGCGCGAGGGTTCGTCGGTGGTCACGGCCCCAGGCTAGATGGTCACCGCCGGGGAACACCCCCCGGTGGGGCGGTGTTGAGACGGCAGGACGGCAACGCCGAAGGAGGCATCGTGTTCGGATCTGCGCTGCGCACGACGATGGTCACACCCGAACGAGCCCTGCCGGGTCGGGTCGGGTACGCCTACCCGGTCCCCGCGACGCACGCCGTGCTGGGGACCCCGCTCGCCGGGCCATGGCCTGAGGGCACGGCGGTGATCCACCTCGCGCTCGGCTGCTTCTGGGGTGCGGAGAAGGAGCTGTGGCAGCTGCCGGGCGTCGTGACGACAGCGGCCGGCTACCAGGGCGGGTTCACGCCGTTCCCGACCTATGAGGAGACCTGCACGGGGTTGACCGGGCACACCGAGACGGTCCTGGTCGCCTACGACCCGGCGGTCCTGAGCCACACCGAGCTGCTGCGCACCTTCTGGACCCTGCACGACCCGACGCAGGGATTCCGGCAGGGCAACGACCGCGGCACCCAGTACCGATCGGCGATCTTCACGACGACGCCGGAGCAGGCCGAGGCCGCGGAGGCGACGCGCGACCTGTACTCGCCGGAGCTGCGCCGCAACGGCTACGGCGACATCACGACCGAGATCCGCCCGGTGGACCAGGCCGGACCGTTCTACTACGCGGAGGACCACCACCAGCAGTACCTGCACAAGGTGCCGAACGGGTACTGCCCGGTGCACTCGACCGGCGTGGCCTGCCCCCTGCCCTGAGCCGCAGGTGCGCCGAGGAACGGCCGAACGGCCGACGCACAGCGTGCCGCCGCGGGGATGACCCGCTCATCCTTGCGGCGTAGGTGATCGGCGCCGGGAGTTCCGACCTGCGGGGGTCCCTGCCGACCTCCAGGCTTCCTAGGTTCGACTCGTCAGCACACGACGAGGAGAAGACCATGATCGAGGCCACGGGCCTGACGAAGCGGTACGGGAAGAAGACAGCGGTCGACGGCATCACCTTCTCGGTCCAGCCGGGCAAGGTCACCGGCTTCCTCGGCCCCAACGGGGCCGGCAAGTCGACCACGATGCGTCTGGTCGTCGGGCTCGACCGCCCGACGGCCGGCACCGTGACGGTCAACGGCCGCCACTACGCCGAGCACCGGGCCCCGCTGCAGGAGGTCGGCACCCTGCTCGACGCCAAGGCGGTGCACACCGGCCGGACCGCCTACAGCCACCTGCTGGCGATGGCCGCGACGCACGGCATCGGCAAGGCGCGCGTGCAGGAGGTCATCGAGATGACCGGGCTGGAGTCGGTGGCACGCAAGCGGGTCGGCGGCTTCTCCCTCGGCATGGGCCAGCGGCTCGGCATCGCGTCGGCCCTGCTCGGTGACCCGCAGACGCTCATCCTCGACGAGCCGGTCAACGGCCTCGACCCCGAGGGGGTGCTCTGGGTGCGCAACCTGGTCCGCTACCTGGCCGGCCAGGGCCGCACGATCTTCCTGTCCTCGCACCTGATGAGCGAGATGGCACTGACCGCCGACCACATCATCGTCGTCGGTCGCGGCAAGGTGATCGCGGACGCCCCGGTCGGCGACATCGTCGCCCGCGCCGCGGGGACCACCGTCCGGGTGCGCTCGCCGCGGGTCGGCGCCCTCGAGCAGCTGATGCGCGGACCGGGCGTGACAGTCACGTCGGTCGAGCAGGGCCTGCTGGAGATCACCGGCAGCACGGCCACCCTGATCGGCGAGGCGGCGTCCGCTGCGGGCATCGTCCTGCACGAGCTCACCCCCGTCACCGGCTCCCTCGAGGACGCCTACATGCAGCTGACGGCGGAGGAGGTCG from Cellulomonas sp. KRMCY2 includes:
- the msrA gene encoding peptide-methionine (S)-S-oxide reductase MsrA, producing the protein MVTPERALPGRVGYAYPVPATHAVLGTPLAGPWPEGTAVIHLALGCFWGAEKELWQLPGVVTTAAGYQGGFTPFPTYEETCTGLTGHTETVLVAYDPAVLSHTELLRTFWTLHDPTQGFRQGNDRGTQYRSAIFTTTPEQAEAAEATRDLYSPELRRNGYGDITTEIRPVDQAGPFYYAEDHHQQYLHKVPNGYCPVHSTGVACPLP
- a CDS encoding ABC transporter ATP-binding protein, with amino-acid sequence MIEATGLTKRYGKKTAVDGITFSVQPGKVTGFLGPNGAGKSTTMRLVVGLDRPTAGTVTVNGRHYAEHRAPLQEVGTLLDAKAVHTGRTAYSHLLAMAATHGIGKARVQEVIEMTGLESVARKRVGGFSLGMGQRLGIASALLGDPQTLILDEPVNGLDPEGVLWVRNLVRYLAGQGRTIFLSSHLMSEMALTADHIIVVGRGKVIADAPVGDIVARAAGTTVRVRSPRVGALEQLMRGPGVTVTSVEQGLLEITGSTATLIGEAASAAGIVLHELTPVTGSLEDAYMQLTAEEVEYHSTPLNGGPTDHGTNPTTGAPALQTEGALR